In one Chloroflexota bacterium genomic region, the following are encoded:
- a CDS encoding arylsulfatase has translation MTRPNILLILADDMGYSDLGCYGSEIRTPNLDGLAANGLRFSQMYNSARCCPSRASLLTGLNPHQTGVGHMMDALGPPEYQGYLNRNCATVAEVLRSAGYATYMSGKWHVGGRYDLLDDSRWEELKGSEGFPIPTQRGFDRFYGIVAGSANYFFPRLLMEDDRFLELDPAGYYFTDAITDNAVKMLDENAAANSRASANGDAEKPFFLHVTYTAPHWPLHAHEEDIARYEGKYRGGWDTLRTDRHEELKASGILSDKWQISPRNASATAWEDESEKDWEDLKMATYAAMIDRMDQGIGRIMDKVREMGAEDNTLVMFLSDNGGCAEFLAEDSNRPEPSQYASPNPDGTSVKMGNILGQRPGPGDTFMSYSLPWANASNSPFRLFKRWTHEGGISTPFIVSWPEHIKQAGIVHEPTHISDIPATCIDAGGATYPTELNGNDITPIEGVSFMDAIDNGEWKRDLPIYWEHEGSRALRIDNWKLVAEVGGEWELYDMDDDRTELNNLVESNAPKAAEMIALYESWAERCGVQPWPLTGRARMMHLRAPHNHYV, from the coding sequence ATGACGCGACCGAACATTTTGCTTATTCTGGCGGACGACATGGGTTATTCGGACCTGGGCTGCTACGGCTCGGAGATACGCACGCCCAACTTGGACGGGCTGGCGGCGAACGGGCTGCGATTTTCGCAGATGTACAATTCCGCGCGCTGCTGCCCGTCTCGCGCATCGCTGCTGACGGGGCTGAACCCACATCAGACCGGCGTCGGGCACATGATGGACGCGCTCGGACCGCCCGAGTATCAAGGCTATCTCAACCGCAATTGCGCCACAGTCGCCGAGGTGCTGCGCTCCGCCGGCTACGCTACATATATGAGCGGCAAGTGGCATGTGGGCGGCCGCTACGACCTGCTCGACGACAGCCGCTGGGAAGAGCTGAAGGGTAGCGAAGGCTTCCCGATTCCCACGCAGCGCGGCTTTGACCGCTTCTACGGCATCGTCGCCGGCAGCGCAAACTACTTCTTCCCCCGCCTGCTGATGGAAGACGACCGCTTCCTGGAACTAGATCCGGCGGGATACTACTTCACGGACGCCATCACGGACAACGCGGTGAAGATGCTCGACGAGAACGCCGCCGCAAACAGCCGTGCGAGCGCGAACGGCGATGCGGAGAAGCCGTTCTTTTTGCATGTAACATACACCGCACCGCACTGGCCGCTGCACGCGCACGAAGAAGACATCGCTCGCTACGAAGGCAAGTATCGCGGCGGCTGGGACACGCTGCGCACCGATCGCCACGAAGAGCTGAAGGCGAGCGGCATTCTCAGCGACAAGTGGCAGATTTCGCCGCGCAACGCATCCGCGACCGCGTGGGAAGATGAAAGCGAGAAGGACTGGGAAGACCTGAAGATGGCGACCTACGCCGCAATGATAGACCGCATGGATCAGGGCATCGGACGCATTATGGACAAGGTGCGCGAAATGGGCGCGGAGGACAACACGCTGGTGATGTTTCTGTCGGACAATGGCGGCTGCGCAGAGTTCCTAGCCGAAGACTCGAATAGGCCGGAGCCGTCGCAGTACGCAAGCCCGAATCCGGACGGCACATCCGTGAAAATGGGCAACATCCTGGGGCAGCGTCCCGGACCGGGCGACACTTTCATGAGCTACAGCCTGCCCTGGGCAAACGCGAGCAATAGCCCGTTCCGCCTGTTCAAGCGCTGGACGCACGAAGGCGGCATATCCACGCCGTTCATCGTGAGTTGGCCGGAGCACATCAAGCAGGCGGGTATAGTCCACGAACCGACGCACATTTCGGACATCCCAGCGACCTGCATCGATGCGGGTGGCGCGACATATCCAACCGAGCTGAACGGCAACGACATCACGCCCATCGAAGGCGTCAGCTTCATGGACGCCATCGACAACGGCGAGTGGAAGCGCGACTTGCCAATCTACTGGGAGCACGAGGGCAGCCGCGCGCTGCGCATCGACAACTGGAAGCTGGTTGCTGAAGTCGGCGGAGAGTGGGAACTCTACGATATGGACGATGACCGCACCGAGCTGAACAATCTGGTCGAAAGCAACGCGCCCAAAGCCGCCGAGATGATAGCGCTCTACGAATCCTGGGCAGAGCGCTGCGGCGTACAGCCCTGGCCCCTAACCGGCCGAGCCCGCATGATGCACCTACGCGCGCCGCATAATCATTATGTTTGA
- a CDS encoding type II toxin-antitoxin system VapB family antitoxin: MRTTVNIEDELLKEAQELTGISGKTAIVNASLKALVERESARALARMGGTMPDIKPIPRRRSEPF; this comes from the coding sequence ATACGAACAACCGTGAACATCGAAGACGAATTGCTGAAGGAAGCGCAGGAACTTACAGGCATATCAGGAAAAACAGCGATAGTGAACGCGAGTTTGAAGGCGTTGGTTGAGCGTGAAAGCGCCCGCGCGCTGGCTAGGATGGGCGGCACTATGCCCGACATCAAGCCTATCCCGCGGCGCAGGAGCGAGCCATTCTAA